Proteins encoded by one window of Actinocorallia herbida:
- a CDS encoding FAD-binding oxidoreductase produces MTGNERPIEGLRTAVRGRVLIEGDAGFERAALGWSVGVPQRPRAVVEIADAEDAAALVRYAAAEGLTLAAQPSGHGATTALDGAVVVRTGALNAVEIDPENRVARVGAGVPCGALLEAAGAYGLTFPAGSSPVVTVAGYTLGGGLGWYGRSRGPGSASVRALEVVDADGVLRRISAVAEPDLFWALCGGGGDHALVTALEVELFPAPEVYGGRLVWPAHQAFAVLEAYAKATAGAPEELSVWCSLMQFPPFPELPEPLRGLSAVVVDAAHLGPAEEGRALLAAFEAVDGVVFDTRGALPPAALGMICAEPTDPMPSLHRGELLTDLDGAAAVLRDLAAAGTVHPLVFVQLRHLGGAYTRVDSGACGPVAEPFLLSMMGVTPGAEAAAGVAATLDRIVAAMGPVLAGRKPYTFLAGGERVSAAFPAETLERLREVKRAYDPHGTFRSNFPVLD; encoded by the coding sequence ATGACGGGGAACGAGCGGCCGATCGAAGGACTGCGCACGGCGGTGCGCGGCAGGGTCCTGATCGAGGGTGACGCCGGCTTCGAGCGGGCCGCGCTCGGCTGGTCGGTCGGCGTGCCGCAGCGCCCCCGCGCCGTCGTCGAGATCGCCGACGCCGAGGACGCGGCGGCGCTGGTCCGCTACGCGGCGGCGGAGGGCCTGACGCTGGCGGCCCAGCCGAGCGGCCACGGCGCCACCACCGCCCTGGACGGCGCGGTCGTGGTCAGGACGGGCGCGTTGAACGCCGTCGAGATCGACCCGGAGAACCGGGTGGCGAGGGTCGGCGCGGGCGTGCCCTGCGGAGCGCTGCTGGAGGCCGCGGGTGCGTACGGGCTGACCTTCCCGGCGGGCAGCTCGCCGGTGGTGACCGTCGCGGGTTACACGCTCGGCGGCGGCCTCGGCTGGTACGGCCGCAGCAGGGGCCCGGGTTCGGCGTCCGTGCGCGCGCTTGAGGTCGTGGATGCCGACGGCGTGCTCCGCAGGATCTCCGCCGTGGCCGAGCCCGACCTGTTCTGGGCGCTGTGCGGCGGCGGGGGCGACCACGCGCTCGTCACCGCCCTGGAGGTCGAGCTCTTCCCCGCCCCGGAGGTCTACGGCGGACGGCTCGTCTGGCCCGCGCACCAGGCCTTCGCGGTCCTTGAGGCCTATGCCAAGGCGACGGCGGGGGCGCCTGAGGAACTGAGCGTCTGGTGCTCCCTGATGCAGTTCCCGCCCTTCCCCGAGCTGCCCGAGCCGCTGCGCGGGCTCTCGGCGGTCGTCGTGGACGCCGCGCACCTCGGCCCGGCAGAGGAGGGCCGAGCCCTGCTCGCCGCCTTCGAGGCGGTGGACGGCGTGGTCTTCGACACCCGAGGAGCACTGCCCCCCGCCGCGCTCGGGATGATCTGCGCCGAACCGACCGACCCGATGCCGAGCCTGCACCGGGGCGAACTGCTGACCGACCTGGACGGCGCCGCGGCCGTCCTGCGCGACCTGGCCGCCGCCGGGACGGTCCACCCGCTGGTGTTCGTCCAGCTCCGCCACCTCGGCGGCGCCTACACCCGGGTGGACTCCGGCGCCTGCGGCCCGGTCGCCGAGCCGTTCCTGCTGTCGATGATGGGCGTCACGCCCGGCGCGGAGGCCGCCGCCGGCGTGGCCGCCACGCTGGACCGGATCGTCGCGGCGATGGGCCCGGTACTCGCGGGCCGCAAGCCCTACACCTTCCTCGCCGGGGGTGAACGGGTCTCGGCGGCGTTCCCCGCCGAGACCCTGGAGAGGCTCCGCGAGGTGAAGCGCGCTTACGACCCGCACGGCACGTTCCGGAGCAACTTCCCCGTTCTGGACTGA
- the pip gene encoding prolyl aminopeptidase → MEPRTLYPQIEPYDSGTLTTPDGDEIYWEVCGNPQGKPVVMLHGGPGGGCTPAHRRQFDPERYRIVLFDQRNCGRSLPSAADPEVSLARNTTWHLIDDMEQLREHLGIEAWLVFGGSWGSCLALAYAITHPERTTELVLRGIFMLRPFELFWFYEYGASLIFPDLWEKYVAPIPEEERENLLEAFHERLNDPDPAVRVPAALAWATWEGATITLLPDAEHAGQFAHPDFAVTFARIENHYFTNGGFFSSDEWILDNLDKIRHIPAVIVQGRYDMCTPAATAWDLHQAWPEAEFHLVDGAGHAFDEPGILHRLIEATDRFAGK, encoded by the coding sequence ATGGAGCCGCGCACCCTGTATCCACAGATCGAACCGTATGACTCCGGAACGCTGACGACGCCGGACGGCGACGAGATCTACTGGGAGGTCTGCGGCAACCCGCAGGGCAAGCCGGTGGTCATGCTGCACGGAGGCCCCGGCGGAGGCTGCACGCCCGCCCACCGCCGCCAGTTCGATCCGGAGCGGTACCGGATCGTCCTGTTCGACCAGCGCAACTGCGGGCGGAGCCTGCCTTCGGCGGCCGACCCCGAGGTGTCGCTGGCGCGCAACACCACGTGGCACCTCATCGACGACATGGAGCAGCTCCGCGAGCACCTCGGCATCGAGGCGTGGCTGGTCTTCGGCGGCTCCTGGGGCAGCTGCCTCGCGCTGGCCTACGCGATCACCCACCCGGAGCGGACGACGGAACTGGTCCTGCGCGGGATCTTCATGCTGCGCCCGTTCGAGCTGTTCTGGTTCTACGAGTACGGCGCCTCGCTGATCTTCCCCGACCTGTGGGAGAAGTACGTCGCGCCGATCCCGGAGGAGGAGCGGGAGAACCTCCTGGAGGCGTTCCACGAGCGGCTGAACGACCCCGACCCGGCCGTCCGGGTCCCGGCCGCCCTGGCGTGGGCCACCTGGGAGGGCGCCACGATCACGCTGCTGCCGGACGCCGAGCACGCCGGGCAGTTCGCCCACCCCGACTTCGCGGTCACCTTCGCCCGGATCGAGAACCACTACTTCACCAACGGCGGGTTCTTCTCCTCCGACGAGTGGATCCTGGACAACCTCGACAAGATCCGGCACATCCCCGCGGTGATCGTCCAGGGCAGGTACGACATGTGCACCCCCGCCGCGACCGCCTGGGACCTCCACCAGGCCTGGCCGGAGGCCGAGTTCCACCTCGTCGACGGCGCGGGCCACGCCTTCGACGAACCGGGCATCCTGCACCGCCTGATCGAGGCCACGGATCGTTTCGCAGGAAAGTGA
- a CDS encoding DUF4126 family protein translates to MLAFLTGLGLAGAAGLNAYIPILVVGVLARYGDVVVLPSQFAWMENGWALTALAVLLAAEIVLDKVPLVDSLNDTVMTFVRPAAGGAVMAASTAAEKIDASIGTGASLLHDQPWIGWVIGIVTALTVHGTKSAIRPIANAGTLGTAAPVLSTTEDVFSLGLSVVAILAPLLGIILVVILLAVTTRLIVRARRRKGREGRAWTVRFARGNPPER, encoded by the coding sequence ATGCTCGCGTTTCTGACTGGGCTCGGGCTTGCCGGCGCGGCGGGGCTCAACGCCTACATTCCGATCCTCGTGGTGGGCGTGCTCGCCCGCTACGGGGACGTGGTCGTGCTGCCGTCGCAGTTCGCGTGGATGGAGAACGGGTGGGCGCTGACGGCGCTCGCCGTGCTCCTGGCCGCGGAGATCGTGCTGGACAAGGTGCCGCTGGTCGACAGCCTCAACGACACGGTGATGACGTTCGTGCGGCCCGCCGCGGGCGGCGCCGTCATGGCCGCGAGCACCGCGGCCGAGAAGATCGACGCGTCGATCGGCACCGGGGCGTCCCTGCTGCACGACCAGCCGTGGATCGGCTGGGTCATCGGCATCGTCACCGCGCTGACCGTGCACGGCACCAAGAGCGCGATCCGGCCGATCGCCAACGCCGGGACGCTCGGCACCGCCGCGCCGGTCCTCAGCACCACCGAGGACGTGTTCTCACTCGGCCTGAGCGTCGTGGCGATCCTCGCGCCGCTGCTCGGCATCATCCTCGTGGTGATCCTGCTGGCCGTGACGACGCGGCTCATCGTCCGCGCGCGGCGCCGCAAGGGGCGGGAGGGACGGGCCTGGACCGTCCGATTCGCCAGGGGAAACCCGCCCGAGCGGTAG
- a CDS encoding Zn-ribbon domain-containing OB-fold protein translates to MTPPTIRRDGRSDAFFDAAGRGELVIKRCADCAAWHAPEASGCHLCGGAALEWTRASGDAVLITWAKVHPRGEGDALHIAFVELAEGPWLHAALDGVDDPSAGLALKAAFVRPDDGEPLLVFRTA, encoded by the coding sequence ATGACCCCGCCCACGATCCGCCGCGACGGCCGCTCCGACGCGTTCTTCGACGCCGCCGGCCGCGGCGAGCTCGTCATCAAGCGCTGCGCCGACTGCGCGGCCTGGCACGCCCCCGAGGCGAGCGGCTGCCATCTGTGCGGCGGCGCCGCGCTGGAGTGGACCCGGGCTTCCGGCGACGCCGTCCTCATCACCTGGGCGAAGGTGCACCCACGCGGCGAGGGCGACGCCCTGCACATCGCGTTCGTCGAACTGGCCGAGGGCCCGTGGCTGCACGCCGCCCTCGACGGCGTCGACGACCCCTCCGCCGGTCTCGCCCTCAAGGCGGCCTTCGTCCGGCCCGACGACGGCGAGCCCCTGCTCGTCTTCCGCACGGCCTGA
- a CDS encoding AfsR/SARP family transcriptional regulator, with translation MAVRLFGVLETDLGARTARPGTPRQRALLAVLALEPGRVVPRDRLVAAVWEDAAPPSATATLQAHVSQLRRALEPDRAPRAEPRLLLTREPGYLLALRPDQVDLGAFEALAEDGRRALRGGARAEARALLDRALALWRGEPLAEFAGLAFAQPVRTRFGELRATALEHRMEAALDLGESAACVADLERLVAEHPYRERLWALLVLALYRTGRQADALAALRRVRALLAEELALEPGLDLRDLERAVFEQSPALDAPAPPSVPVSPGHASPAAAPAGPPPGASDPGAAGSGTTGPGVEGSRIDVPGAGAAGGVFVGRVPELRRCAELLAEARRGRGGVVLLSGAAGVGKTRLARAIAAEAEALGLPTAWGRCAEDTGAPAFWPWLQVLGDLGARDAELMLAGRDGTVREPFALHSAAVAALATGPAKVIVLDDLHWADAASLRLLAFAAADLHRLPLVVVATLRLEPGAAPEQLGDALGVLAREDRVTRIDVPPLTVAEVGAFLAAHGAPGGRRVEVRLHERTGGNPFYLGELLRLPVSERWVGDGVPVTVREVIARRVARLPAGTGALLRCAAVLGREFSPEHLAAASGASAADVLDRLQPAVEVGLLTEAPDGFDYGFAHPLVRDALYSGLSRLDRSRLHLRVGEAIEAAAGMDRTVRLPALAHHYGMAAPVGGAAKAVEFAVLAARQATAQNAHDEAAAHWRRALAALGTADPARRGALLVELAASHQARGDATGARAALNDAIDLAGQAGDREILVAALGVSGGHSQWLFRDYGESDDRTIALLKAALSGPLPDARRAELLGTLAQELHYSGRSAEGGPLAAEAVATARRTGDPALLARTLNNLVLVLYVPGREAERLAALTEMLALPGLVGAAEAVARVFLATELVRGGDLPGCRRELARAAQIGTATRDRTVQGMGRVAETALAVLEGRWGDVEALIDDYSALLADSTLWGLEFCRWNALLSCHEAWGTVGELLPGLLEAAERIEPLRPVAVLAALDAGDEATARALVTRWGAVIRPVWTQCYLTAVWGEVAARLGTPDPGELYRRLLPHGDELIIAGIGITARGSVHRVLAELAAAMGEPRTARAHAERARLVHARLGLPHWERESAALLDRLRDPVGL, from the coding sequence GTGGCGGTGCGTCTGTTCGGCGTGCTGGAGACCGACCTCGGGGCGCGGACCGCGCGTCCCGGCACGCCCAGGCAGCGGGCCCTGCTGGCGGTCCTCGCGCTGGAGCCGGGCCGCGTCGTCCCGCGCGACAGGCTCGTCGCCGCGGTGTGGGAGGACGCCGCGCCGCCGAGCGCCACGGCGACGCTCCAGGCGCACGTGTCCCAGCTCCGCCGCGCGCTGGAACCGGACCGGGCGCCGCGCGCGGAGCCGCGGTTGCTGCTCACCCGCGAGCCGGGCTACCTGCTCGCGCTGCGGCCGGACCAGGTGGACCTCGGCGCGTTCGAGGCGCTCGCCGAGGACGGCCGCAGGGCGCTGCGCGGCGGCGCGCGCGCCGAGGCCCGCGCCCTGCTGGACCGGGCGCTGGCGCTCTGGCGCGGCGAGCCGCTCGCGGAGTTCGCCGGGCTCGCCTTCGCCCAGCCGGTCCGGACCCGCTTCGGCGAGCTGCGGGCCACCGCGCTGGAGCACCGCATGGAGGCGGCGCTGGACCTCGGGGAGTCCGCCGCGTGCGTCGCCGACCTGGAGCGCCTGGTGGCCGAGCACCCGTACCGGGAGCGCCTGTGGGCCCTTCTGGTCCTCGCCCTCTACCGCACGGGCAGGCAGGCCGACGCGCTCGCCGCGCTCCGCCGCGTCCGGGCCCTGCTGGCCGAGGAGCTGGCCCTGGAGCCCGGCCTCGACCTGCGCGACCTGGAACGCGCCGTCTTCGAGCAGTCCCCCGCCCTGGACGCCCCCGCACCACCGTCCGTGCCCGTCTCCCCCGGCCATGCCTCCCCCGCCGCGGCACCCGCCGGCCCGCCTCCCGGCGCGTCAGACCCCGGCGCCGCCGGTTCCGGTACGACCGGCCCCGGCGTGGAGGGATCCCGGATCGACGTGCCGGGGGCCGGTGCGGCGGGCGGGGTGTTCGTGGGGCGGGTGCCCGAGTTGCGCAGATGCGCCGAGCTGCTGGCGGAGGCGCGGCGCGGCAGGGGCGGCGTGGTGCTGCTGAGCGGTGCGGCGGGGGTGGGCAAGACGCGGCTGGCGCGGGCGATCGCGGCGGAGGCCGAGGCGCTCGGCCTGCCCACGGCGTGGGGCAGGTGCGCCGAGGACACCGGCGCCCCCGCGTTCTGGCCGTGGCTCCAGGTGCTCGGGGACTTGGGCGCGCGGGACGCGGAGCTGATGCTGGCGGGTCGCGACGGGACCGTGCGGGAGCCTTTCGCGCTGCACTCCGCCGCCGTGGCGGCGCTGGCCACCGGGCCCGCCAAGGTGATCGTCCTGGACGATCTGCACTGGGCCGACGCGGCCTCGCTGCGGCTGCTGGCGTTCGCCGCGGCCGACCTGCACCGGCTGCCGCTCGTGGTGGTCGCGACGCTGCGGCTCGAACCGGGGGCCGCGCCCGAGCAGCTCGGCGACGCCCTGGGGGTCCTCGCCCGCGAGGACAGGGTGACGCGGATCGATGTGCCGCCCCTGACCGTCGCCGAAGTCGGCGCGTTCCTCGCGGCGCACGGTGCGCCCGGCGGCCGGAGGGTCGAGGTCCGCCTTCACGAGCGGACAGGGGGCAACCCCTTCTATCTGGGCGAGCTGCTCCGGCTGCCGGTCTCCGAGCGCTGGGTCGGCGACGGCGTGCCGGTGACCGTCCGGGAGGTCATCGCCCGGCGCGTCGCGCGGCTGCCCGCCGGGACCGGCGCGCTTCTGCGGTGCGCCGCCGTCCTCGGCCGCGAGTTCTCCCCCGAACACCTCGCCGCCGCCTCCGGCGCGTCCGCCGCCGACGTCCTGGACCGGCTCCAACCCGCGGTGGAGGTGGGCCTGCTCACCGAGGCGCCGGACGGGTTCGACTACGGCTTCGCCCACCCGCTCGTGCGGGACGCGCTGTACTCGGGGCTGAGCCGGCTGGACCGCTCGCGGCTGCACCTGCGCGTGGGCGAGGCGATCGAGGCCGCCGCCGGGATGGACCGGACGGTCCGGCTGCCCGCCCTCGCCCACCACTACGGCATGGCCGCACCCGTGGGCGGGGCGGCCAAGGCCGTCGAGTTCGCCGTGCTCGCGGCCCGTCAGGCGACCGCCCAGAACGCGCACGACGAGGCCGCGGCGCACTGGCGGCGGGCACTGGCCGCGCTCGGGACCGCCGACCCCGCCCGACGCGGCGCGCTGCTGGTCGAGCTGGCCGCCTCGCACCAGGCGCGCGGCGACGCCACGGGCGCCCGCGCGGCCCTGAACGACGCGATCGACCTCGCCGGGCAGGCCGGCGACCGGGAGATCCTGGTGGCCGCGCTGGGCGTCTCCGGCGGGCACTCCCAGTGGTTGTTCCGCGACTACGGCGAGAGCGACGACCGCACGATCGCGCTGCTGAAGGCGGCGCTGTCCGGGCCGCTGCCGGACGCGCGCAGAGCAGAGCTGCTCGGCACCCTGGCGCAGGAGCTGCACTACTCGGGCAGGTCGGCCGAGGGCGGGCCGCTGGCCGCCGAGGCGGTCGCGACGGCGCGGCGGACGGGCGACCCCGCACTGCTGGCCCGCACCCTGAACAACCTCGTGCTCGTCCTCTACGTGCCGGGCAGGGAGGCCGAGCGGCTGGCGGCCCTGACGGAGATGCTGGCGCTCCCCGGGCTGGTCGGCGCCGCCGAGGCGGTGGCGCGGGTGTTCCTGGCGACGGAGCTGGTGCGCGGCGGTGACCTGCCCGGCTGCCGCCGCGAACTCGCCAGGGCCGCGCAGATCGGGACGGCGACGAGGGACCGGACCGTCCAGGGCATGGGCCGGGTCGCCGAGACCGCCCTGGCCGTCCTGGAGGGCCGCTGGGGAGACGTCGAGGCCCTGATCGACGACTACAGCGCCCTGCTCGCCGACTCGACGCTGTGGGGCCTGGAGTTCTGCCGGTGGAACGCCCTGCTGTCGTGCCACGAGGCGTGGGGAACGGTCGGTGAGCTGCTGCCGGGACTGCTGGAGGCCGCGGAGCGGATCGAGCCGCTCCGTCCGGTCGCGGTGCTGGCCGCGCTGGACGCGGGGGACGAGGCGACGGCCCGAGCGCTCGTCACCCGGTGGGGCGCGGTCATCCGGCCGGTGTGGACGCAGTGCTATCTGACGGCGGTGTGGGGCGAGGTCGCCGCCCGTCTGGGCACGCCCGACCCGGGCGAGCTGTACCGGCGGCTGCTGCCGCACGGCGACGAGCTGATCATCGCGGGGATCGGGATCACCGCGCGCGGCTCGGTGCACCGGGTGCTGGCGGAACTGGCGGCGGCGATGGGCGAGCCCCGGACGGCCCGCGCGCACGCCGAGCGCGCACGGCTGGTCCACGCACGGCTCGGCCTGCCGCACTGGGAGCGGGAGAGCGCGGCCCTCCTGGACCGGCTCCGCGATCCGGTGGGGCTCTGA
- a CDS encoding NAD(P)H-dependent flavin oxidoreductase: MKTDVCEMFGIEFPIFAFSHCRDVVAAVTNAGGLGVLGAVAYSPERLEEELAWIDRATNGRPYGVDVLVPGKIDASAREGGDPLAAVPAEHWKFLTHLFEKYGVPAPELGRGANADKAARSGSRAVTGSGATELIDVSLNHGIRLIASALGTPPPIMVEKAKAAGVPVAALVGTVEHAARQVAAGVDLIVAQGGEAGGHTGEISTMVLVPQVVDAVAPIPVLAAGGIATGRQVAASIALGASGVWCGSVWLTTEEAETPSTVKAKMLAATAKDTIRSRSRTGKPARQLQSAWTAEWEGPDSPGALPMPLQMIVAEAAMRHLVKHAENGNEGATQLVNYFVGQVVGLMNTVKPAKQVVYDMVEEFADSVDRLSALTAQD; encoded by the coding sequence ATGAAGACCGATGTGTGCGAGATGTTCGGGATCGAGTTCCCGATCTTCGCGTTCAGCCACTGCCGGGACGTCGTCGCGGCGGTCACCAACGCGGGCGGGCTCGGCGTCCTGGGCGCGGTCGCCTACAGCCCTGAGCGGCTCGAGGAGGAGCTGGCCTGGATCGACCGGGCGACCAACGGCCGTCCCTACGGCGTCGACGTGCTGGTCCCGGGCAAGATCGACGCCTCGGCCCGCGAAGGCGGCGACCCCCTGGCCGCGGTCCCCGCCGAGCACTGGAAGTTCCTCACCCACCTGTTCGAGAAGTACGGCGTCCCCGCGCCGGAGCTCGGCCGCGGCGCGAACGCCGACAAGGCGGCGCGCAGCGGCTCGCGGGCGGTCACCGGCAGCGGCGCGACCGAGCTGATCGACGTGTCGCTCAACCACGGCATCCGGCTCATCGCCAGCGCGCTGGGCACCCCGCCGCCCATCATGGTGGAGAAGGCCAAGGCCGCGGGCGTCCCCGTCGCCGCGCTCGTCGGCACCGTCGAGCACGCGGCGCGGCAGGTCGCGGCGGGCGTCGACCTCATCGTCGCGCAGGGCGGCGAGGCCGGCGGGCACACCGGCGAGATCTCCACGATGGTGCTGGTGCCCCAGGTCGTCGACGCGGTCGCGCCGATCCCCGTGCTGGCCGCGGGCGGCATCGCCACCGGCCGCCAGGTCGCCGCGTCGATCGCGCTCGGCGCGTCCGGCGTGTGGTGCGGCTCGGTCTGGCTGACCACCGAGGAGGCCGAGACCCCGTCGACGGTCAAGGCCAAGATGCTGGCGGCGACCGCCAAGGACACCATCCGGTCGCGCTCGCGCACGGGCAAGCCCGCCCGCCAGCTCCAGTCCGCCTGGACCGCCGAGTGGGAGGGCCCCGACTCCCCCGGCGCCCTGCCGATGCCGCTCCAGATGATCGTCGCCGAGGCCGCCATGCGCCACCTCGTCAAGCACGCCGAGAACGGCAACGAGGGCGCCACCCAGCTCGTCAACTACTTCGTCGGCCAGGTCGTCGGCCTGATGAACACCGTGAAGCCCGCGAAGCAGGTCGTCTACGACATGGTCGAGGAGTTCGCGGACAGCGTCGACCGCCTGTCCGCCCTCACCGCGCAGGACTGA
- a CDS encoding alkaline phosphatase PhoX: MDRRVFMRASVLAAGTAAFSGSLVKGALAAPAQNATSPYGALLAADANGIQLPSGFTSQVVARTGQVVSGTSYSWHQAPDGGACFADGTGWIYTSNSEVSAGGASMIKFDASGNVTAASRILSGTSTNCAGGKTPWNTWLSCEEISLGRVWETYPFGGTAVARPAMGRFKHEAAAADPVRQVIYLTEDETNGRFYRFVPTTWGNLSAGTLQVLVAGTATSGSFTWTTVPDPDGSPTTTRTQVSGSKSFNGGEGCWYANDTVWFTTKGDNRVWQLNLLTNTYELAYDDGLVTGTATLTGVDNITGSSYGDLYVAEDGGNMEINMITPDDKISVFLRITGQSSSEITGPAFNPAGNRLYFSSQRGTSGSSSGGITYCVTGPFRT; encoded by the coding sequence ATGGACCGTCGTGTCTTCATGCGCGCGAGCGTGCTCGCCGCCGGAACCGCAGCATTCTCCGGATCCCTGGTGAAGGGCGCGCTCGCCGCGCCCGCGCAGAACGCCACGTCCCCCTACGGCGCGCTGCTCGCCGCCGACGCCAACGGCATCCAACTGCCCTCCGGGTTCACCAGCCAGGTCGTCGCCCGGACCGGCCAGGTGGTGTCCGGCACGTCCTACAGCTGGCACCAGGCCCCGGACGGCGGCGCGTGCTTCGCCGACGGCACCGGCTGGATCTACACCTCGAACTCCGAGGTGAGCGCCGGCGGCGCCTCGATGATCAAGTTCGACGCCTCCGGCAACGTGACGGCGGCGTCGCGGATCCTGTCGGGCACCAGCACCAACTGCGCGGGCGGCAAGACCCCGTGGAACACCTGGCTGTCGTGCGAGGAGATCAGCCTCGGGCGGGTCTGGGAGACGTACCCGTTCGGCGGCACCGCCGTCGCGCGCCCGGCGATGGGCCGCTTCAAGCACGAGGCCGCGGCGGCCGACCCCGTCCGCCAGGTCATCTACCTGACCGAGGACGAGACCAACGGCAGGTTCTACCGGTTCGTCCCGACCACCTGGGGGAACCTGTCCGCCGGCACCCTCCAGGTGCTGGTCGCCGGGACCGCCACCTCCGGCTCCTTCACCTGGACGACCGTCCCCGACCCCGACGGCTCCCCCACCACGACCCGCACCCAGGTCTCCGGCTCGAAGTCCTTCAACGGCGGCGAGGGCTGCTGGTACGCGAACGACACCGTCTGGTTCACCACCAAGGGCGACAACCGGGTGTGGCAGCTCAACCTGCTGACGAACACCTATGAACTCGCCTACGACGACGGCCTCGTCACCGGCACCGCGACGCTCACGGGCGTCGACAACATCACCGGGTCGTCCTACGGGGACCTGTACGTCGCCGAGGACGGCGGCAACATGGAGATCAACATGATCACCCCGGACGACAAGATCTCGGTGTTCCTGCGGATCACCGGGCAGTCGTCCTCGGAGATCACCGGCCCGGCGTTCAACCCGGCCGGGAACCGCCTGTACTTCTCGTCGCAGCGCGGCACGTCCGGCTCGTCCTCCGGCGGCATCACCTACTGCGTCACCGGCCCGTTCCGCACCTGA
- a CDS encoding thiolase family protein: protein MGAAIAGLGMTEMGKVYGRSARRLAADAVRLAAADAGLALEELDGLLISHGMGGSPGIELADVLGLRDLRLLTVMNAFGATAGAMIASAAMAVQSGSASAVACVFADAPLRPKVSAGAAYDSTPREFRGYGGMTAAQGFRSVNALYALAAQRHMAEYGTTSEQLGAVAVSTREWARLNPIAQMRDPMTTADHQASRWVVEPLHLLDCCLVSNGAVAVIVTAADRAADLAQPAVHILGWGQGHPGNRYERGSDFGLTTGATISGPAALKMAGMTVADIQMCQLYDCYTITTLLTLEDYGFCAKGEGGEFVASGALGPGGALPTNTGGGQLSGYYMWGMTPVSEAIIQARGQAGERQVARNETILVSGNGGILDHHSTLILSPAQAGSSTTTGR from the coding sequence GTGGGAGCGGCGATCGCCGGTCTCGGCATGACCGAGATGGGCAAGGTGTACGGGCGCAGCGCGCGCAGGCTGGCGGCGGACGCCGTCCGGCTGGCGGCGGCGGACGCGGGCCTGGCGCTGGAGGAACTGGACGGGCTGCTGATCAGCCACGGCATGGGCGGGTCGCCCGGCATCGAGCTGGCCGACGTGCTCGGCCTGCGCGACCTGCGGCTGCTGACCGTCATGAACGCCTTCGGCGCGACGGCCGGGGCGATGATCGCGAGCGCGGCGATGGCGGTGCAGAGCGGGTCGGCCTCGGCCGTCGCCTGCGTCTTCGCCGACGCGCCGCTGCGGCCCAAGGTGTCCGCGGGCGCGGCCTACGACAGCACGCCGCGGGAGTTCCGCGGCTACGGCGGCATGACCGCCGCGCAGGGGTTCCGGTCCGTCAACGCGCTCTACGCGCTCGCGGCGCAGCGGCACATGGCCGAGTACGGGACGACGAGCGAGCAGCTCGGCGCCGTCGCGGTCTCCACCCGTGAGTGGGCACGGCTCAACCCGATCGCGCAGATGCGCGACCCGATGACGACGGCCGACCACCAGGCGTCCCGCTGGGTCGTCGAACCCCTGCACCTGCTGGACTGCTGCCTGGTCTCCAACGGGGCGGTCGCGGTGATCGTCACCGCCGCCGACCGGGCCGCCGACCTCGCCCAGCCCGCGGTGCACATCCTCGGCTGGGGCCAGGGCCACCCGGGCAACCGGTACGAGCGCGGCAGCGACTTCGGCCTGACGACCGGGGCCACGATCTCCGGCCCCGCCGCGCTGAAGATGGCCGGGATGACCGTCGCGGACATCCAGATGTGCCAGCTGTACGACTGCTACACCATCACCACGCTCCTCACCCTCGAGGACTACGGGTTCTGCGCCAAGGGCGAGGGCGGCGAGTTCGTCGCGTCCGGGGCGCTCGGGCCGGGCGGCGCGCTGCCGACCAACACCGGCGGCGGCCAGCTCTCGGGCTACTACATGTGGGGCATGACGCCGGTGTCCGAGGCGATCATCCAGGCCCGCGGCCAGGCCGGGGAGCGCCAGGTGGCGCGCAACGAGACGATCCTCGTCAGCGGCAACGGCGGCATCCTCGACCACCACAGCACCCTCATCCTCAGCCCGGCGCAGGCCGGCTCCAGCACCACGACGGGACGGTGA
- a CDS encoding cold-shock protein, which yields MAQGTVKWFNGEKGYGFISQDEGGPDVFVHFSAIQGSGYRNLEEAQRVEFDITQGPKGPQAENVRGL from the coding sequence ATGGCGCAGGGCACCGTCAAGTGGTTCAACGGTGAGAAGGGTTACGGCTTCATCTCCCAGGATGAGGGCGGCCCGGACGTGTTCGTCCACTTCAGTGCCATCCAGGGTTCGGGCTACCGGAACCTGGAGGAGGCCCAGCGGGTGGAATTCGACATCACCCAGGGTCCCAAGGGTCCGCAGGCGGAGAACGTCCGCGGCCTCTGA